The Palaemon carinicauda isolate YSFRI2023 chromosome 20, ASM3689809v2, whole genome shotgun sequence DNA segment tatatttatatatgtttatatatatatatatatatatacatatatacatatagccaggcacttgccctctattatataggtatatatatatatatatatatatatatatatatatatatatatatatatatatgtatatacgtatatacatatagtatttattagtacaatacaagaatatacactagatatatagatagatagatagatagattgataagtatatatatctctgtgtatGTTTATTTGATAATCAAACACAAATATGTTTTTTCCGTGTATAATTTGTCACTTATTTTGCATCGTTCATCATTTCATCAGAAGCGCCCTCGAATGATGAATAAGCTTCCggcggttttttttatttttgtttggggggggaggggagggagatcTTGGTTGGTGGTGGGGGGGAGGGGATGTTCATTTTTCAGGTGAGTGATGATATTAGTATCCTCCACTTCCTATGATTCATTTAGTTTCTCTCGTCTTGCCCTGGCGTAGTGTTAAAGTTGCAACGGCTCCTAGATTTTGAAGTGATCATAAAAACATATTCTGAAGAATCTTGTGAGACGGATGGGCTCTTGTGAATTTTTTATTTTCGACAAAGGTGAAAGAAGTTAGTTCAATCATGGCCGGATTATATCCTGTGTGGATAGTTCTGTTCGGTGTAGTTGTTACTCTACGAGCAAGCGATGGGACTGAATTTTCTCGAAGGACAGGTTTTCGAAAAGTGCCCACTGTTGAAACCACGTCTAGTAAATATGGGCAGATCATTTCCCCAATTGATAGTGTGCATACAAGTGATAAGAGCAGAAGTGTGGAACGTAGCAAAGATCGTATGAAGCATAAAAGAAGCAGTAGCGATACCCAGTGTTATTCCTTTATAGAAATAAACGACACCAAAACAGTAGGACATTTTAAGAAGGCCAGTGTCACTCTGTACGTGAAAGCGAGCGAAAACTTCCAGCGCATGGAAGTGAATCTCCACCTGAAAGGTATCTGGCGTCTTTCCCCTGTGAAAACTGTCAATCAAATATTCTCTCTAGAAGATCTCGGCCTCGAAGAAGATTTTGATCGATGGCACAAGCTTCACGTCGGGGTCTACGCCGAGGGGAGCGAGTATTTGGGGGGCCAATGGGAAATTCTCGTCATTAACGACGACGAGAGCGCGCTGTCTTCGAAACCCGCTTGCCTCCGATTTCCGAAGGATGAGGTCATAGGTTTGGACGTCATAGCTTCTGGTCAGTCCGAGTGGCGTTGCGAAAGACCTCCGGGCTTTAAGGGACATTATCCCGTATCCTCTTCAAGGACAGCAAGGAGCGGTGACGTCAGTCATCGTTCTGTCGTGGCCTTTGCCGTCGGCCTCCTGGCGTTGCTGGGTCTGCTGACCGTCGTCGTCTTCCTGTTGAGGTTTTTGTTGAGTAAGTGTTTGAATATTCGTGAATCATGATCATTGGGATTATCATAATCATCAcgatcatcatcattagcattatttttatccttttcatcCCAAATCTCATTCGAAAAAGCATTTTGAAACATTTTTTAGGGTTGAGGTAGCCGATGTgttaacctccctgactggtgatctccagactggggttcgagtcctgctcaaactcgttagttcctttggtcactgcagtgaccttagatggcaggatgccagaaaacctcaaatcaatcaatcaatccttgcgagttaaggatggtgggtttgggagggcctataggtctatctgctgagtcatcagtagccatttcctggccctccctggtcttaccttaaggggagaggtggcttgggcgctgatcatatgtatatatggtcagtctctagggcattggcctgtttgctggggcaatgtcactgtctcttgcctttgccattcgtgagcggactttaaacctttaaaaagtttcTCCAAGACACAAATGTTCTCGATAAAACTGTTGtcagaagacaacaacaacaacaacaactgcatccGTTTCcaagtccaccgcaggacaaaggtctcagacatgtccttagtcatgtctagtatttggctagttttcatcaccacgctggctactgtgggttggtgatagtgggagaccatagagactagtatagctttgctgaccatggtaataaggtatccccactccagACATGTTCGTAGACATATGGTCAAGTCTTAACAATGCTATTTGTCCCTAGAATTGACACAAATGTTTTTGATAAAGTCCTGCCTTCAGCTTTGACACTCACGGTTTAGTCTGAAGCTTAATTATTGTGTGttatactgccacatacatccatgtgataaatgtaatggaggatGACAatttaaactagtaggttctttaaaatcttgtataatgaagataaacggacataaatgtgacaagcagcggggagcaggtccatgcttgtcgatacagtgaccactgaacaatgattgactactatatgcacatggcggaaagaaaagcagtgttgacacatataattacattgttgccacgatgcataatgaaaaagtggtcttacagtatatgtaatgggaaaagataaatggaaataaatatcattcttctacgaaataataataaagcaaatgtaatgttcataactgtacgttatgtaaataatatacggcataatattagatatctatacaattATAACACAAGCTTAATCTTGAAATTATTAGCTACTTGGTGTATGAGTTTGATAAACACGTGGCTTCAAAAAGGGATGGCTGGAGAAAACTTTGTCTACAAAGAAACGACTTTGCTTTCCACTAATATTTGTCCatttaaaataaaaagatagaaaaaaaaatatttgtccattttgcTCAGTTTGACTACAATGTGCAATATAGTTTAAAAAACCTGCTCAAATACACTAACTTTCTATCCCATCAAATTTGAAATTCCTATCCATttcctgatatattattattattattattattattattattattattattattattattattattattattattattattattattagccaagctacaaccctagttggaaaagcagcatgctataagacgCAGggatccaacaaagaaaatagcccagtaaggaaaggaaataaggacatgaaTGATCTAtacgaaaagtaataaacaattaagatattctaagaacagtaacagcattaaaataaatcttacgtaaataaactattaaaactaaaaaaaaaagagagagaaagataaataagatagaatgatgtgccggagtgtaccttcaagcaatataACTCTAAGaaagtggtacagaggctatgacactactcaagactggagagcaatggtttgattttggtgtgtccttctagaagagccgtTTATCAGAGCGAAagattcttttctacccttaccaagaggagagtagccactgaacaattacagtacagtaattagccccttgaacgaagaagtgtttggtaatttcagtgttatagTACAGTAATtggccccttgaacgaagaagtgtttggtaatttcagtgttatagTACAGTAATTGGCCCCTTaacgaagaagtgtttggtaatttcagtgttatttatagtacagtaattcgccccttgaacgaagaagtgtttggtaatttcagtgttatatatagtacagtaattggccccttgaacgaagaagtgtttggtaatttcagtgttatttatagtacagtaatttgccccttgaacgaagaagtgtttggtaatttcagtgttatttatagtacagtaattggccccttgaacgaagaagtgtttggtaatttcagtgataTTTATACTACAGTAATTGGCCCCTTGAACGATGAAGTGTTAGGTAATTTCAGCGTTATTTATAGTACAGTAATtggccccttgaacgaagaagtgtTAGGTAATTTCagcgttatcaggtgtatgaggaaaaacgagtatgtgcaaagaataggccagactattcggtgtacgtgtaggcaaagaaaaaatgagccttaaccagagagagggattctatgtattactgtctggccagtcaaaggatgcaatacctctctagctgtagtatctcaagggtggctggttccctggccaacctactacctacagactGGGAACTTTTATATCAAAATCCCTTATGTAAATCTTTGGTAGACTTAACGTGATAAGAAACCTATAGGAACGGCTTCAACATCCCATTGAACTAAAGACAATTGGTGACATCTAAGGATACCAGAGCGATAAGGGATTACTAATCTATTTGTTTTAAAATCCTATTGCACTAAAGACATTTGGTGACATGTAAGGATGCCAGAGGGATAAAGGATTACGAAAGTGGAGTTCTGATTAGGTAGACTATCCTACTTGGATTACATGATGAATTTGGATAAGTTAATCATCACAGAAAAAAAGTCTCTTTATacatgaagatttatatatatatatatatatatatatatatatatatatatatatatatatatatatggatatttagaaATAGTCTGGACCTTAAtcatgaatatctaaaaaaaaaaaaaaaaaaaaaaaaaaaaaaaaaaaaaaaaattattggaaattcTAGTCGAGAATAAACCCTTACTAATGCAGATAAGATTTTGgttatgaaaaatatagatataagagaaCCACTTATTATTGGccgtatttttttaaaaatttaatgacAAAAATATTATAGATTTTTACTTGGAAGTAAATATGTTGTGGAATAGCGGATGATGAATATTGTATTGAGTATCATCAtcgtcaccatcatctcctcctacgcctatagacgcaaagggcctcggttagatttcgccagtcgtctctaccttgagcttttaagtcaatacttcttcattcgtcatctaTAGCATATGTAAAATGtttaaatttcttgaaaatgaaagaaactgctacatataaaatattcatcctttctgataaataaaatttttaggCAACCACCAAAGCACTAGAAACTATAGAATATTATAAAACCTAAAATTGATAGATTACATTACTTCAATTTTAAAGTTTAAGGCAATAACATTAACAATCCTATGTTAAAATCATCCTTCGAAAAACCCATAAAAAAATCTTTCTTAATGATTTGCTTCTAATCATCGCACCATTATCTTTTCCATCCTGTTTactaatttcatttaaatttccccagagaaaaagaagaagatgaagagaagcTGTGAAGACAGAGTAGTCCTTCGACCAAGAGACAGAGAGATCGAAACTTCAACTGGGATTTCCAATGCGAGACCTGTCTCTGCCCACAGTACTGATAATAGTCTCTATGGTGTTATCATTTCGAGGGACGTCAGCAAATGAAATCAAAGGGGATAACGTTTTGGAGACAAGATGGCGACATGCTAGAGTTTCCGGTACAAGAAGGGGCTTTCAAGAGAGTGATGTGCTAGTTTCCTGTACAAGAGGGGGTTTTCAAGATGGCGACATGCTGGAGTCTCCAATACAAAATTGGGTTTTCAAGATGGCCGCGCGCAAAAGTTTTTGGTACAAGGTGGGATTTTCAAGATGGCAACGTGCAAAAGTTTCCATTACAAGGGAAGTTTCCTTTACAAGATGGGGTTTTCAAGATGGCAACGTGCAAGATTTTCCAGTACAAGAATGGGTTTTCAAGATGGCGACGTGCAAGAGTTTCCGGTAAAAGAAGGGGGTCTCAATATGGCGACATGCAAGAGTTTCCTTTACAAGATGGGGTTTTCAAGATGGCAACTTGCAAGAGTTTCCGGTACAagtattggatttcaagatggcgaCGTGCAAGAGTTTCCGGTACAACAAGGGGGTTTCAAGATGGCGACGTGCAAGAGTTTCCGTTACAACAAGTAGGTTTCAGGATGGCGACGTGCAAGAGTTTCCGGTACAAGAAGTTGGTTTCAAGATGGCAACGTGCAAAAATTTCCGGTACAAGATGGCACTTTCAAATGGCATCGTGCAAGAGTTTCCAGTAAAAGAATGGGATTTCAAGATGGAGACGTGCAAGCGTTTCCGGTACAAGAAGGGGGTTTCAAGATGGCGACGTGCAAAAGTATCCGGTACAAGATGGTATTTTAAAGATGGTAACTTGCAAATGTTTCCGGTACAAGATGAGGCTTTCAAGATGGCGAAGTGCTAGTTTCCAGTATAAGAAGGGGTTTTCAAGAGGCCGACGTGTAAAAATTCCCGGTACAAGATCAAATTTTCAAGACGGCAACATGCAAATGTTTCCGGTACAAGATGGAATTTTCAAGGGGGACATGCAAAAGTTTCCGGTACAAAATGGGGTTTTCAAGATGGCGACGTGCAAAAGTTTCCAGAACAAGATAGGGTTTTCAATATGGCGATGTGCAAAAGTTTCCGGTACAAGATGGAGTTTTCAAGATGTCGGCGAGCACACGCTTCCAGTGTAAGATGGCAACGTCAAGAGTTTCCGGTACAAGATGTGGTTTTTAAAATGGCGacgagcacattattattattattattactattattattattattattattattattattattattacaagcactTTTATACATTTATACGCTTATTTACTCTATTATAGATAgtgtatcatttttaaaaccatcatGAATATCTAGAGGCTTTAGTCATATGATATGAATTTTATGATACTTTGGAAATCTCATATGAAAGAGCAACagtatctttttttataataaaataccaATAATGTTGAAGCAATCATATACAGAATCCTGTTGCAAAACCATGTTctttaaccttttttaatcttattACACCATCTCCAAAtgcaatatatatctttttatcgtAGTTATTACATTTGCCTTATGTAGTCGGTGGTTTTTAATGTCTTCAATGTCAGACGACTACAACAACAATAtaaaaagcagccgtttctagtccactgtaggttaaaggcctcagacatgtaaattcatgtctgtgggtttagccagttttcataaccacgtaGGAGTCATTATAGTTGCTGCAAAGATTcggggtgaaataagccccaccccttgatgatgtcatagccaatctcGTTGTCTCcctgaaataagctccaccccctgacgATGTCATAGCCAATTACGTTGTCTCcctgaaataagctccaccccctgatgacgtcatagctaatcacgttgtctcccacgttagcagtagTCACAATGCATTCCCCTACAAATTTCAAATCAAACTAACTTATAAtgactttaaggggatgtgttatgACCGCTTTTAACGCGGGAGACAGTATGATTAGGGGGTGGGGCTTAGTTCACAtaattggctatgatgtcatcagtaGGTGGGGCTATTTCACATTATTGGGTATGACATAATTAGGGGGTGGTGTTTATTttacatgattggctatgacatcatcatggggtggggcttatttcacatgattggctatgacgtcatcagggggtgggccTTATTTCACATGATTGACTATGATGTCATCAGGAGGTGGAATTTATTTCGCCTGGAATCACTGCGGCGGCTATAGGCTAAACTGTATATAATGTAGCTTTTGAAAATGGTCCGTTAGTAAATAATTCAATTCATGCAATCTGCGACAAGATATCCTTTAATCGTGTATTCATAAGGCACTGTATATGATTCATTACAAAATTCCATGTAACTGTATGAAGACCGGTTCATGAAAACTTTGCCATATATTCATCATATTAAGCAAATGCTTTATTAGATTTCAAAGACATACTAAGCAACACCAACACTTGGTTGAAGAACGATTCGACACCGATGCATCTTATTACCTCAgacgacgaagttggaaggaggttatgttctcgcccctgtttgtgtgtttgtttatgaacagcttcctaaccacaattttaatcgtagagtaataaaacttgcaggaattaatttttatgtaaaaggttgcaaacgattaaattttggaaggtcaagattaaaggtcaaggtcacggtcaagcaaaatgtccaattcacgtaatcagccataagtttgaacatcattgtcacagacttcaaacttggttcatattttagtgtatgaaaatccacgccaattaatacacgtcaaggtcaaaggtcaaggtcaagcaaaaggtggaAAAATAAGCTGTCgtgatggaggtctgcgctctactgagtgcccttctagttcttTATATGTTCCTTTGGTAAGTCATGGTTAACTAGATACAGTTTATCATTTTATAACGTTCATTGATAAGTTTATTATCTACTTTACAAGGAGTTTTAGAAAGTCATAGATATCTTTATGCATTCAGTTTCTTGAAAGCATTAATTCTCTGACTTGTAACGCACCTTATATTACCTTTTAAAAACAATGAGAAAAATTTAATTCAAAGTATTATTctatacactattaaaaatttactGTAAAcggcggtaaaaatcctggaataaatattgccaggcatttaccgtttcaaaaacggaaatattgacgtaaaggagtgatgttacggtcaccaacccgtaaaagataataacaaattagggtaaaaattatagtcacctgtatgttactgaaatacagagaacagtatattttcacggagagtttccaattaaaattgcggttttttttttttttttttttttttttttttttttttaatccaatatGGGTATAACTATAGTTGTGCTAAATTATAAGTTCATTAGATTATACTATAAGTAATCAACTATTTATCTATACATGATAAGTTTATATCAAGTGGCAACTGATGTCTTTGTAGGGGCGACATATGCAGTAATGCATTGTTGAACTTGGATGCAGTAATGCATTGTTGAACTTGGATGCAGTGATGCATTGTTGAACTTAAATGCAGTAATGCATTGTTGAACTTAGATGCTGTAATGCATTGTTGAACGTGGATGCAGTAATGCATTGTTGAACTTGGATGCAGTTATGCATTGTTGAACTTGGATGCAGTGATGCATTGTTGAGCTTAGATGCAGTAATGCATTGTTGAACTTCGTCGCTCCACAACAATATGGGTCAGCTTTAACTAGTGTAAGTTTCTCGTCTATATTGAGCTTTATAACTGATGGCTGTAGTAACCTAGTCTAGAAGAGTTAGACTCGCTATATGTGGGTGGCGAGTTCTAGCCCCACTCATGGCTAGATAGTACTCAGTAGTgagcacggtccagatataccaggtcagccagacagcgtaccgattttaagcctcttctgcgcacctacgtcatctgaaggggcttagtgttggcgagacccattaagaacgtagatctatcacacagccaatgtaaataaaacatcactttacctttggaaaatattttattaagttacaactttcattttttttcttagggcctccctgcatggttgtccttgaggttttctatactttatcaaattattaagatattgcattcgaaaatataccgatatcttaacaaaaaaagcaataacatcatcaggaacttcaataccagactgttttaattttaaataaagctttttaaaacaattttttccctccaggagagcttccccgtgtacagcattaaaaatctcccgcattattaacaactgtgaaaagaAACTGACttgaaggtgcatgtaattcccccgattaacacatgctatccaagtatcattccttagcacttcttcagtcttatttcctaattcaggatattttacacaaaatttctttacaatatattcaccaatgtatttaagagcttcttcctcaattactcccccaatatctttatttctttatttgctctcaaaaggtcttcttccttgtctaaagcatctttctctaaatcaaaatctaaatttctgaatatctgcgttgttaggcatatttctaaagctaagtccctttctttcgtgatagatttatCGTCTTTGGCtgatcatgagatttttcaacggtggtgatattccacttttcacttaatacttcaatttcctttcctagtaacaatttttttagccgaaatttaaagttcacagcatgaggatgatcatagtgcccatccatttgccttatacacacaaagaaatgttcaaggcaatcttgatttaatGTTTGTGAAAGTAGGTAgtcaatttctaggactttcaatacctagtaacctagactttatgtcatctttgtaatcggctggtttaaaatgaatcgaggaaacagtagcatccacaacgttaattctgtctgcacggtaACATGCATGTATCCATTGGTttatgtatggttttttttttggaaagtaatgttattttatgtttgagcttttagttatatcatgtctattataacagccaaatactgtgcagttacttggcattattagtgacggaatgaatgaatgaataaaatgataatggacacagcgtcttgtattgtttacgttacctctatgggtagctaactaaggcaacggtcctttgttttgtttacccacgtgtgtgagacggggaagcgtgacgtcacagtatgggtgattcacagcttaagctgcgcgttggctgacctggtatatatagaccttggtagtGAGTAACCTGCTCCAATtctctgccgctcatgagtgacctttaagggtATTTAAGAGTTTCCAAGAAATACCTTTTCTTTGTAAGTATAAACGTATCTCACGTTCGGCTTAGGAAGGTGATAATAAGAatactaaaactattattattattattatttttattattattattattattattattattattattagtagtagtagtagtagtagtagtagtagtagtagtagtagtagtagtagtagtagtagtagtagtagtagtagtttgattTATCCATACGACAGCATTGTACATATGTttaaataaaatgttatatatcATCTTGGTTGTTTCATTGATAAAATGAAACTAAGAGTCTATGACAACCTCGTTTTTAATTTTGTTAACTTTCGTCAAAGCAGCCGTTCAGATTTGCAAAGTTTTCTGTctaatttccttgttttttttttttttaattatacattttattCCCTCCAAATTCATCAGATATCTTATTACTGCGTTTAATGAATGACGTCAcatcaatataattttcatttgaattctATGGAAATGTTCTCCTCATTTTAGGGatagttaaatattattattattattattattattattattattattattattattattattattattaagtaagctacaatcctagttggaaaagcaggatgctataagcctaaaggctccaacagggaaaagaagcccagtgagggaaggaaacaaggaaatgaactacaagaggagtaaggaacaattaaaaaaaaaaaattgtaataatactGTGACTATGCTTTCCTTAATTCAAGTACAGGATGGTGAATAGTGCCTCTTCTACCAGGCTGATCATATAAAcctcttatcattattaatatcaatattactagttAAGTGGAACCCTTTGAGGATAAGTAAACCTCAAACCATTATCCTTTTAAAGAATTGTGGAAGCATTAGTAAACCTCATGACATTATCCTTATTAGTCTTGGGAAAGGATTAGTAAACCTCATGGCATTATCCTTATTAGTCTTGGGGAAGGATTAGTAAACCTCATGACATTATCCTTATTAGTCTTGGGGAAGGATTAGTAAACCTCATGACATTATCCTTTTTAGTCTTGGGAAAGGATTAGTAAACCTCATGACATTATCCTTATTAGTCTTGGGAAAGGATTAGTAAACCTCATGACATTATCCCTATTAGTCTTGGGGAAGGATTAGTAAACCTCATGACATTATCCTTTTTAGTCTTGGGGAAGGATTAGTAAACCTCATGACATAATCCTTTTTAGTCTTGCGGAAGGATTAGTAAACCTCATGACATTATCCTTATTAGTCTTGGGGAAGGATTAGTAAACCTCATGACATTATCCTTATTAGTCTTGGGGAAGGATTAGCAAACCTCATGACATTATCCTTATTAGTCTTGGGGAAGGATTAGCAAACCTCATGACATTATCCTTATTAGTCTTGGGGAAGGATTAGTAAACCTCATGACATTATCCTTTTTAGTCTTGGGGAAGGATTAGTAAACCTCATGACATTATCCTTATTAGTCTTGGGGAAGGATTAGTAAACCTCATGGCATTATCCTTATTAGTCTTGGGAAAGGATTAGTAAACCTCATGGCATTATCCTTATTAGTCTTGGGGAAGGATTAGTAAACCTCATGACATTATCCTTTTTTAGAATTTTGGAAGCATTAGTAAAAACaatccccacaccctgaatcacacctacagacaattgtctcaacaacacaaactttcaccttacgttatctataccagactctttaacaaaaggtaacaaaaactaaacataaccttaaaactatatttcttaatattaaaacaatcactaaaaaatcaccaatcatATACCATAACCAAGAAAATAAT contains these protein-coding regions:
- the LOC137614384 gene encoding uncharacterized protein, which gives rise to MAGLYPVWIVLFGVVVTLRASDGTEFSRRTGFRKVPTVETTSSKYGQIISPIDSVHTSDKSRSVERSKDRMKHKRSSSDTQCYSFIEINDTKTVGHFKKASVTLYVKASENFQRMEVNLHLKGIWRLSPVKTVNQIFSLEDLGLEEDFDRWHKLHVGVYAEGSEYLGGQWEILVINDDESALSSKPACLRFPKDEVIGLDVIASGQSEWRCERPPGFKGHYPVSSSRTARSGDVSHRSVVAFAVGLLALLGLLTVVVFLLRFLLKKKKKMKRSCEDRVVLRPRDREIETSTGISNARPVSAHSTDNSLYGVIISRDVSK